Genomic DNA from Thermus amyloliquefaciens:
TACGCCTACCGGGAAGGGGCCTGGGTCCTGGCCAGTTCCCCCGCGGACCTGGCGGGCCGGCGGGCCTGGGTGGGGGAGGAGGTGGAGATGCGCATCCCCTACACCACCCTGAAGGCCGAGGCCGGGGACACCCTGCGTTTGGCGGTGGTGCTGGAGCGGGGCGGGCGGGTGCTGGACACCGCCCCCAACGGCAACCCCCTGGCCCTGAGCCTGCCCCAGCGCCTGGCGGGCAAGGAGGTCTTCCGCCTGCAGGATCCGGAAGGGGACGAGCACGGCCCTGGCACCTACACCTACCCCAAGGAGAACGCCTTCGCCCCCTTCAAGGGCCTCTTTGACCTCTTGGAGGTTCGGCTTTTGGACAGCGGGGCCACCTGGACCTTCGTCTTCACCTTCGGGGAGATGACCAACCCCTGGGGGGCCCCGGCGGGCTTCAGCCACCAGCTCGTGAACGTCTACCTGGATTTCAAGGAGGGAGGGCGGACCGATACCTTCGCCAAGGGGGCCAAGGTGGCCTTTGACCCCGAACATCCTTGGGACCTCTTCCTCAAGGCGGCGGGCTGGCCCCAGTACGGGCAACGGGTGGGCTTCCCAGACGGCACGGATACCGCCGATGGGGTAGTGGTGGCCAGCAACCCCGCGGATAAGCAGGTGATCCTGCAGCTAGATAAAAAGCACTTCAACCCAGCCCCGGGGCAGAGGGTGTGCCTGTACGTCCTGGTGGGCAGCCAGGACGGTTACGGCCCGGACCACTTCCGCCCCGTGGGGCGGGAGGCGGGGCCCTGGAACCTGGGTGGGGCCGCCAATGAGGACGCGCCCTTGGTGGTGGACTACCTCTGGCCCGAGCGGGGGGTGCAGGAGGCCATGCTTTCCCAGTACGGCGGGGGGAGGTACGCGGTGCTCAAGCCCTACTGCCTCTCCTGGCCTGCTCCTTGAATGCTGGGGAACCCTCTACCCCGGGGAAGCCTCCCCGGGGTAGACTACTCCCATGGACCCAGGCCTCGGCCAGGGGCAAGGCTCCGACCTCGCTGCCGCCTTCCGTTACGTGGAACGCCTGCTTTTTGGGGACATGGAGCGCCCCGGCCTCACCCTCTATGACCTGCAGCGTTTGGTGGGGTACCCCGCCAAGGGGGAGGGTCCTTTGGCCTACACCCTCCCCCGCAGCCAGAGCCCTTCCGGGGTGCAGGCGGTGCGTTTCTACTACTATCCCAGGGATCCCGTTCTCCAGCTCATCGTGGAGATTGAGGATCGGGAAGGGAAAAAACACCTTCGCCACTTCCGCTGGAACGGGTTTACCTGGGAAACCCCCGAGGGGGGGAAGGGGGAGTTCAAACCCACCCGGGAGGATCCGGGGTGGGTTCAGGTGGGGGAGGACTTCTTCCTGGGCTTTCCCCGGGAGGAGGCCGTGGAGTTGGAGGAGGCGGTGCGCAAGGGGGAGGCCTCCGGGGTCAAGTACCTCCTGTGCCCCCGGTGCCGCACCCGGATCTTCTACGCCCCCTCGGTCCGCCCCGGGGGCCTGGCTTGCCCTAGGTGCGGTAACTCCGCCCTCCTTTTCAAGACCCTTTCCGCGGCGGAGGGGACCAAGGACCCCCTCGAGGCCCTGGCGGAGGAGCAACGGGCCTTGCGAAAGGCCCTCGAGGAGCTCACCGCCTACCTGAAGCGCAAGCTGGGCCCTTAAGGGCTAGACCCGCGTTCCCGGCTGGTTCCAGCCGGTGTAGGCGTAAAACCGCCCCCGTTCTCCCGCCAGGTAGTCCAGGAGAGGCTCCAGAAGGGGGCGGTGGCCGGCAAGCTTCACCGCCACCTCCTCCGGGGTGAAGAAGCGGGCCTCCACGATGTGGCCGTCAGGGTCGCGGGGGTTCAAAAGCCCCTCGTAGCTGGCCCTAAAGGCCATGGCCAGGGTCCTTTCGTTCTTCCGGCGGTCCTCCACCTGGATGGCGTAGGCCAGGTGCTCAATGGCCTTCACCCTTAAGCCGGTCTCCTCCCGCACCTCCCGCACCAGGGCTTCCAGCACGGTTTCCCCCGGCTCCACCGTGCCCCCGGGGAGGGTGTAGCGCACCATGCCCCGCCGGCCCCAGTCGTTCCCCACCAGGAGGACCCGGCCCTGGCGGTCCAGGAGGATGGCCGCCACCACCAGGATCTCGCGGCGCATCACGCTTCCGTCATGGCCTCCAGCTGGCGCTCCTGGTCGGCCCGCTTGAGGGCCTCGAGAAGGGGCTGGAGGTGCCCCGAGAGGACGCCCTCGAGGTCATGGGTGGTGAAGCCGATGCGGTGGTCCGTGACCCGGGACTGGGGGAAGTTGTAGGTGCGGATCTTCTCCGAGCGCTCCCCGGTGCCGATCTGGGCCAGGCGGGTCTGGCGGAGTTTCTCCGCCTCCTCCGCCCGCTTCATCTCCAGGAGGCGGCTTCTTAGGATCATCAGGGCCTTCTCCCGGTTCTTGATCTGGCTACGGGAGTCCTGGCAGGTGACCATGATCCCCGTGGGCAGGTGCACCACCCGCACGGCGCTGTCCGTGGTGTTCACCCCCTGGCCCCCCGGCCCCGAGGCCCGCATCACGTCAATGCGGATCTCGTCCATGTTGAGCTGGAAGTCGGACTCCTCCGCCTTGGGCAACACCGCCACCGTGGCCGTGGAGGTGTGGATCCGCCCCTGGGTTTCCGTGGCGGGGACCCGTTGCACCCGGTGGACCCCGCTTTCGTACTTGAAGGTGCCGTAAGCCCCGGGTCCCCGCACCTCAAAGACCACCTTGGAGAAGCCTCCCAGGTCCGTGGGGTGGGAGTCCAGCACCTCGGTTTCAAACCCCATCTCCTCGGCGAAGCGCAGGTACATCTCCAGGAGGTCCCGGGCGAAAAGGGCGGCCTCCTCGCCCCCGGTTCCCGCGCGGATCTCCACGATGGCGTCCCGCTCGTCCAAGGGGTCCTTGGGCAAGAGGTGCCGCTCCAGTTCCCTTTCCAGCTCCGCCTTGCGGGCAAGAAGGGCTTCCCTCTCCGCCTTGGCCACCTCCTTGAGCTCGGGGTCCTCGAGGAGGCCTTCCACCCCCTCCAGGTCCTCCAGCACCTTCCGGTACGCCCGGATGAGGGCGATCACCTCCCCCATCTCCGCGTAGCGCCGGGAGAGGGTTTGATAGCGCTTCTGGTCCTTCAGGACCTCGGGGTCAGCGAGGCGCGCTTCCAGCTCCCGGTATTCCTCTTCTAGGCGCGCGAGCTTATCCAGCATACCTTACCTCAGGATACCCCAAGCGGGGCTTGCCTTGGTTTTTAGGTAAGCCTAAACTGGGGCCATGGAAACCCCGGTCTTCCTCTACGCCCTATTGGGAGGGCTCTTCACCTGGGGGCTCACCGCGGTGGGGGCCGCCAGCGTGTTCCTAATGCGGGAGCCCAGCCGCAAGCTTCTGGATGGGATGCTGGGCTTTGCCGCTGGCGTGATGCTGGCGGCCAGCGTCTTCTCCCTTCTCCTTCCGGGGATGGAGATGGCCGAGGCTCAGGGCACGGTGCCTTGGGTGCCCGCGGTGGTGGGCTTCCTTCTGGGCGGGGCCTTGTTGCGCCTGATGGACCGCTTCCTTCCCCATGTGCACCTGGGGCCAGGGGCCCAGGAGGAGGGCGTGAGAACCCTGTGGCGGCGCACCACCTTGTTGATCCTGGCCATCACCCTTCACAACTTCCCCGAGGGCCTGGCGGTGGGGGTGGCCTTTGGGGCCGCGGGGTTGGACCCCACGGGGGCGGCCACCCTGGGCGGGGCCATCGCCTTGGCGGTGGGCATCGGGTTGCAAAACCTGCCCGAGGGCCTGGCGGTGGCCTGGCCCCTGAGGCGGGCGGGTATCGGGGCGGGGAAGGCCTGGTTTTATGGGCAGCTTTCCGCCATCGTGGAGCCCCTTGGGGCCCTGCTGGGAGCCCTTTTGGTCACGCAGATGCTCTACCTTTTGCCCTACCTCATGGCCCTGGCGGCGGGGGCCATGGTTTTCGTGATCGTGGAGGAGGTCATTCCGGAAAGCCAGGCGGAGGGCAACGGGGACATCTCCACCTT
This window encodes:
- a CDS encoding ZIP family metal transporter, whose amino-acid sequence is METPVFLYALLGGLFTWGLTAVGAASVFLMREPSRKLLDGMLGFAAGVMLAASVFSLLLPGMEMAEAQGTVPWVPAVVGFLLGGALLRLMDRFLPHVHLGPGAQEEGVRTLWRRTTLLILAITLHNFPEGLAVGVAFGAAGLDPTGAATLGGAIALAVGIGLQNLPEGLAVAWPLRRAGIGAGKAWFYGQLSAIVEPLGALLGALLVTQMLYLLPYLMALAAGAMVFVIVEEVIPESQAEGNGDISTFGVMTGFACMLALDVALG
- a CDS encoding NUDIX hydrolase, with protein sequence MRREILVVAAILLDRQGRVLLVGNDWGRRGMVRYTLPGGTVEPGETVLEALVREVREETGLRVKAIEHLAYAIQVEDRRKNERTLAMAFRASYEGLLNPRDPDGHIVEARFFTPEEVAVKLAGHRPLLEPLLDYLAGERGRFYAYTGWNQPGTRV
- the prfA gene encoding peptide chain release factor 1 yields the protein MLDKLARLEEEYRELEARLADPEVLKDQKRYQTLSRRYAEMGEVIALIRAYRKVLEDLEGVEGLLEDPELKEVAKAEREALLARKAELERELERHLLPKDPLDERDAIVEIRAGTGGEEAALFARDLLEMYLRFAEEMGFETEVLDSHPTDLGGFSKVVFEVRGPGAYGTFKYESGVHRVQRVPATETQGRIHTSTATVAVLPKAEESDFQLNMDEIRIDVMRASGPGGQGVNTTDSAVRVVHLPTGIMVTCQDSRSQIKNREKALMILRSRLLEMKRAEEAEKLRQTRLAQIGTGERSEKIRTYNFPQSRVTDHRIGFTTHDLEGVLSGHLQPLLEALKRADQERQLEAMTEA